The following coding sequences lie in one Sporocytophaga myxococcoides DSM 11118 genomic window:
- a CDS encoding glycine zipper 2TM domain-containing protein, whose amino-acid sequence MDNFKKGFILIVILFFTAFAGFTQDKNTDKVKITSSKNKTESQISKDKDNCYADAESQFDHSKHKTLKNTGAGAAAGGVVGGILGHGGVGAAAGGAAGAYRGHKKSKKDKKEFNELYASCLREKGYSVDVAD is encoded by the coding sequence ATGGATAATTTTAAAAAAGGATTTATCCTGATTGTTATCTTATTCTTTACTGCCTTTGCAGGATTTACCCAGGATAAAAATACTGACAAAGTAAAAATTACCTCATCCAAAAATAAAACTGAATCTCAGATTAGCAAAGATAAAGACAATTGCTATGCAGACGCTGAGTCTCAGTTTGATCATTCCAAACATAAGACATTGAAAAACACTGGTGCAGGGGCTGCAGCTGGAGGAGTTGTGGGTGGTATTTTGGGCCATGGAGGTGTCGGAGCTGCTGCAGGCGGGGCAGCAGGAGCTTATCGCGGGCATAAAAAATCCAAAAAAGATAAAAAAGAATTTAATGAATTGTACGCTTCTTGTCTGAGAGAAAAGGGTTATTCTGTTGATGTTGCTGATTAA
- a CDS encoding ATP-binding protein, whose product MEKDFNKVLSSPVNDFAEKVKVKIDYDLIGKNGEVLKRELEWLKFLIKKRISFFDDEEMNSLPMDLNPPVIVHKETPYAKFIEKYELDTYGRILLIMTLAPAYHPEVFSELVERERGFRLRYDEFGGIAENFCCQFLPTLKTLIYLIAGSNSSLTGQLYTRFIEENILIEEQIIIFKEIGPDSDRVINLELKLIPEFVAHLTRNRETLPTFNSNFPAKLIKSRYEWDDLVVSHFTRERLELIVDWVNFKDKIFERQGPEGKVKDGFPALFYGPPGTGKTMAASLIGKLTNRQVFQIDLSMVVSKYIGETEKNLSRLFDKAEKKDWILFFDEADSLFGKRGVVKDAHDKYANQEMSYLLQRMEQFTGLTILATNFDQNLDPAMTRRFQAKVYFPRPTKDERLNLWYKSLSAGYSYNPDILMEKIAERFDVTGANIANILKLCCIRAEKRGDGMIIAKDLLEALRIEYSKENKTL is encoded by the coding sequence ATGGAAAAAGATTTCAACAAGGTTCTGAGTTCCCCCGTGAATGATTTTGCTGAAAAGGTCAAAGTGAAAATTGATTATGACCTGATAGGAAAAAATGGTGAAGTATTAAAAAGAGAACTTGAGTGGCTGAAGTTTCTCATAAAGAAACGAATCAGTTTCTTTGATGATGAAGAGATGAACTCATTACCAATGGATCTGAATCCTCCGGTCATAGTTCATAAAGAAACTCCATATGCAAAGTTTATTGAGAAATACGAGCTTGATACGTATGGCAGGATATTACTCATAATGACATTGGCACCTGCATATCATCCGGAGGTATTCTCCGAATTGGTTGAAAGAGAAAGAGGGTTCAGGTTGAGGTATGACGAGTTTGGAGGTATCGCAGAGAATTTTTGCTGTCAGTTTCTCCCAACCCTAAAAACCCTGATATATCTGATTGCTGGAAGTAATTCATCGCTTACTGGACAGCTCTATACTCGGTTTATAGAAGAGAATATTCTGATAGAAGAACAGATTATAATATTTAAAGAAATAGGTCCTGATAGCGATAGGGTTATTAATCTGGAACTTAAACTTATTCCTGAATTCGTTGCCCACCTTACAAGAAACAGAGAGACTTTACCTACTTTCAATAGTAATTTTCCTGCAAAACTTATAAAGTCAAGATATGAATGGGATGACCTTGTGGTTTCCCATTTTACAAGAGAGCGACTGGAGTTAATTGTTGATTGGGTAAATTTCAAAGACAAGATTTTTGAAAGACAAGGACCTGAAGGTAAAGTAAAGGATGGATTTCCTGCTTTGTTTTATGGACCTCCCGGCACTGGAAAAACCATGGCAGCCTCTTTAATTGGCAAATTGACTAACAGACAAGTTTTTCAGATTGATTTGTCGATGGTTGTTTCAAAATATATAGGTGAAACGGAAAAGAACTTAAGTCGCCTGTTTGACAAGGCTGAGAAAAAAGATTGGATATTGTTTTTTGATGAAGCTGATTCATTATTTGGCAAACGAGGTGTGGTAAAAGATGCCCATGACAAATATGCCAATCAGGAAATGTCCTATCTGCTTCAGCGTATGGAACAATTTACAGGGCTCACGATACTGGCAACAAACTTTGATCAAAACCTTGATCCCGCAATGACAAGAAGGTTCCAGGCTAAGGTTTATTTTCCGCGTCCTACCAAAGACGAAAGATTGAACCTCTGGTACAAAAGTTTGTCAGCCGGTTATTCTTATAATCCTGATATATTAATGGAAAAAATTGCTGAACGGTTTGATGTCACTGGTGCCAATATTGCCAATATTTTAAAGTTGTGCTGTATCAGAGCAGAAAAGAGGGGGGATGGAATGATCATTGCCAAGGACTTACTTGAAGCATTGAGAATAGAATATTCAAAAGAGAATAAGACCTTATAA
- a CDS encoding contractile injection system tape measure protein, producing MAESKHFVQKYVFDVNYDSEENAYKFQTQLADFIKETIVALTDEVLSKATEGFLLSADKLTLDLGEISFDNYENEIYAKIKSQLSDKIALLLSGHFTGNTQESVTFLSKELSDLQIFDFFLQNGFLPWNIHQEYTSYSVKKLLIELIENNPPTIKKYIEKVTSDEVLRTRLIRQFDDEVLWKIITLWIGEPVFLKQFYKEIVTLYKRKPIIRNTFSEFRDLVWPFILNEVIIERKTNFETIQFTENLMNFVSEETKTEYYNVVLAFYNSIDDAINNSLKHVAPEITESVKAILLRDNFSDTTLKKKISESKELEKLFGEKGIKENKTSEESKKQNNRDPESGTTNDSFDRRNKELQQKEEELILTKFLSLRNEIFAVEKSSLSEIITRVERIIKTFSFSNPDFLKKSFAVAGWTLEEPATIKYLDLFSEEIRKQIILNILKKTESEFEQSVIEQEKNLIQRFFEIGHIPVLYSKPFTKDFKVFQTILLKTAEYNPEWFAAIFKRAVVESSDKDIKIPLLMEIFTVEVVKSIFKLARQEAELRPFLNRLETQSGKGKYPKSNEEEKLLNSTTEESNRKDTTPDNIEQDRKNLDEDDDSYFATRLSEINSPESAVYHLNIILKKSSPKSTRKGKTAGGDGVKGKKKKNGNITNSEVKLETLIPLFFEKYSSVAVSYFKSLSVKEQKSVLKTLKGEKLERVESLIKGHDRALEELIKEVRGENKVIVNTDHKAITKVEGGDGMVQKELKLEYKKMESGEPVYISNAGLVLVHPYLTRFFKMLNLTEGRAFKDEYSSHKAAHILQYLVNKNTSAEEHELVLNKLICGIALTTPLLRDIEITPEEIETCEGLLEGVIQNWTILKKTTNDNFRSSFLIRQGRLVLESKGWKLKVEEKAYDILVEKLPWSIAMIKMPWMNNIIYVEWK from the coding sequence ATGGCTGAGAGTAAGCACTTTGTGCAGAAGTATGTTTTTGATGTTAACTATGATTCTGAAGAAAATGCTTATAAGTTTCAGACTCAGCTTGCGGATTTTATAAAAGAAACAATAGTAGCACTTACCGACGAAGTTTTAAGCAAAGCTACTGAAGGATTTCTTCTAAGTGCAGATAAATTAACGCTGGATTTAGGAGAAATTTCTTTTGATAATTATGAGAATGAGATTTATGCTAAAATAAAATCTCAGCTTTCAGATAAGATTGCTTTATTATTATCCGGACATTTTACCGGCAATACTCAGGAAAGTGTAACTTTTTTATCTAAAGAGCTTTCGGACCTTCAGATTTTTGATTTTTTTCTTCAAAATGGTTTTCTGCCATGGAATATCCATCAGGAATACACTTCATATTCTGTAAAGAAGTTATTAATAGAACTGATTGAGAATAATCCTCCAACAATCAAGAAATATATTGAAAAAGTTACTTCTGATGAAGTTTTGAGGACGAGGCTTATTCGTCAGTTTGATGATGAAGTTTTATGGAAAATTATTACACTGTGGATTGGGGAGCCCGTTTTCCTTAAACAATTTTATAAAGAAATTGTCACTTTATACAAACGAAAACCAATCATTAGAAATACCTTTTCGGAATTCAGAGATCTCGTTTGGCCTTTCATTTTAAATGAAGTAATCATTGAGCGAAAGACAAATTTTGAGACTATTCAGTTTACAGAGAATCTCATGAACTTTGTTTCTGAAGAAACCAAGACAGAATATTATAATGTAGTACTGGCTTTTTATAATTCTATTGATGATGCCATCAATAATTCATTAAAGCATGTTGCTCCTGAAATTACAGAAAGTGTAAAAGCTATTTTATTAAGGGATAATTTTTCAGATACAACATTGAAGAAGAAAATATCCGAATCTAAAGAATTAGAAAAGCTTTTCGGTGAGAAGGGTATTAAAGAGAATAAAACGAGCGAAGAAAGTAAAAAGCAAAATAACAGAGATCCGGAGTCAGGAACAACGAATGATTCATTTGACAGGAGAAATAAAGAGCTTCAACAAAAGGAAGAAGAACTTATTTTAACAAAGTTTTTATCTTTAAGAAATGAGATATTTGCAGTTGAAAAAAGCTCTTTGAGTGAAATTATAACTAGAGTGGAAAGGATTATAAAAACCTTTAGTTTTTCTAATCCTGATTTTTTAAAGAAGAGCTTTGCAGTCGCAGGCTGGACATTGGAAGAACCGGCTACAATAAAATATCTGGATCTGTTTTCTGAAGAAATCCGGAAGCAGATCATTTTAAATATTCTAAAGAAAACCGAGTCAGAATTTGAACAAAGTGTAATTGAGCAGGAAAAAAATCTGATTCAAAGATTCTTTGAGATAGGCCATATCCCGGTGCTTTACAGTAAGCCTTTTACAAAGGATTTTAAGGTCTTTCAGACCATTCTATTGAAAACAGCAGAGTACAATCCGGAATGGTTTGCCGCAATTTTTAAACGTGCAGTTGTAGAGAGTTCGGATAAGGATATTAAAATACCTTTATTGATGGAAATCTTTACAGTAGAGGTGGTTAAAAGTATTTTCAAACTGGCCAGACAGGAAGCTGAATTGAGGCCTTTTCTCAATAGACTGGAAACTCAATCAGGAAAAGGTAAGTATCCGAAATCTAATGAAGAAGAAAAGCTGCTGAATTCAACCACTGAGGAAAGTAATAGAAAGGATACCACCCCTGATAATATAGAACAGGATAGAAAGAATCTGGATGAGGATGACGATAGCTACTTTGCTACAAGACTTTCAGAGATTAATTCTCCTGAAAGTGCAGTCTATCATTTAAATATTATACTTAAAAAATCGTCCCCTAAATCAACCAGGAAAGGCAAAACCGCAGGAGGTGATGGTGTAAAAGGCAAAAAGAAAAAGAATGGCAATATCACTAACAGTGAGGTAAAGCTTGAGACACTAATTCCTCTATTTTTTGAAAAGTATTCGTCTGTTGCTGTTTCCTATTTTAAGTCATTGTCTGTAAAAGAGCAAAAGTCTGTATTGAAGACATTGAAAGGTGAGAAGCTGGAACGTGTTGAGAGCTTGATCAAAGGTCATGACAGAGCTTTGGAGGAGCTAATAAAAGAAGTAAGAGGCGAGAATAAGGTCATTGTTAATACAGACCACAAAGCTATAACAAAGGTTGAAGGTGGTGACGGTATGGTGCAGAAAGAACTTAAACTGGAATATAAAAAAATGGAAAGTGGGGAGCCTGTATACATCAGCAATGCAGGACTTGTGTTAGTTCATCCTTATTTGACAAGATTTTTTAAAATGCTCAACCTGACTGAAGGCAGGGCATTTAAAGATGAATATTCCTCTCATAAAGCTGCTCACATATTGCAATACCTGGTGAATAAAAACACAAGTGCAGAAGAGCATGAACTAGTTTTGAATAAACTGATTTGCGGAATAGCCCTTACTACTCCTTTGTTGCGTGATATAGAAATTACTCCTGAAGAAATAGAAACCTGCGAAGGTTTACTGGAAGGTGTGATTCAAAACTGGACTATATTAAAGAAAACCACTAACGACAACTTCAGGTCTTCTTTCCTGATCCGTCAAGGGCGGCTTGTGCTTGAATCCAAGGGATGGAAATTGAAAGTGGAAGAAAAGGCCTATGATATTCTGGTAGAAAAACTGCCTTGGTCTATTGCAATGATTAAAATGCCATGGATGAATAATATCATCTATGTAGAGTGGAAGTAA
- a CDS encoding baseplate J/gp47 family protein, with translation MEGNKFIRLTSAGTSQESRAFPALDFNYVKIDERSFEDLLVFSSGFSRLINFYNLKNKVEGDWSEFLTDETVILATIIDSNPSGIEINFKNNLNKAILFKRPEKKIFYFKKCFKEVFDLALRFQIWLGRLKAVEAFSGEELKIRNEISSAISSKLNLSLKILVEQQRNLNGFLSEDETMVFNYHRFDDLWGIKDSLQDDGQKKDISSFKQESLVISEQLQLSFQSFYETLLYLKIKAPDYLQESLRTDTHYPEVSLFLAFLKLFQHAQGEINNISKRHLDFYYNVGLQQSPKNAIKDKVYLSFKTYDTSVVAHVKKGTVFIGKEDDNGKEVLYTADYPLLVNKAKIERLRSIFIEKKSLNVRGVEKILFKNILSADSDIKTLTRKAEDNFPRKSFATFGESQDGKGELEKTMGNATVGFVIASPVLFLKEGYREISLKLQFLPEKFQGLIQKLEDIAHVERSTESEIFIKSFLEAFQLDITAPEGWFRVRKYVISREVDSSSLVIRFDLDESDPAIVKYNSGVHKGIYSSKAPLIKIGLNSDTYIYPYSLLKDLILEEVDIKVNVTGVKDLVLYNNMGQLSPDSPFYPFGPMPNVGSYLVVGNNEIFRKSLDSLNINIEWFDLPRNKSGFFGHYEDYGINIDNTSFEAKISILENGRWRPSVKEQQSFKLFRSEGDPRGEIINAKSELDEQTLIHSVEINRIKQSPDFAGIELNSLYTSTSQRGFLKIELSSPEAAFAHTIYPAVLSETAIKNSRSSLVQLVEKKMDKMPNPPYSPQIKSLSLDYSSASVISLKDRSNRSDGNELRGAIYHIHPFGEELVYPDNSSQVTYLLPEYNHDGSLLIGFSNINPPQSVSMLFEMFDEFTISSEEDPPVIEWSYLANNKWHLLKPSKILRDDTSSFIKTGIIQIDLPYEINRNNTILDSNLFWVRASALNNIEVASKTISVYTQAISATLSDSYNLDGNHLKKPLPAFTVKRSVENIEGVESIIQPLESYNGLPKEGNKEFYTRVGERLRHKSRAIMAWDYERIILEKFPSVYKVACLPNMTSSNLDAPGSVLLVISPFKNNNNLDGNEPMASSELLYQIKNYITQFVSPFVKLEIRNPNYERIKIICGVKFTDGYNYGFFLQKLNEELKKYLSKSNEEGYSRLHLGGKINTSDILSFMRTLPYVDFITKFSMVQAARDFAGNWILIDTARDGEAKSFLQATKPWSVLVPALEHQITVLNDKYEERSLQAGIDSLELGHDFIIE, from the coding sequence ATTATGTTAAGATTGATGAGCGGTCGTTTGAAGATCTGTTGGTATTTTCTTCAGGTTTCTCTAGGCTTATCAATTTTTATAATTTAAAAAATAAGGTAGAAGGAGATTGGTCTGAGTTTCTGACGGACGAAACAGTAATTCTGGCTACTATTATTGATTCTAATCCATCCGGAATAGAAATAAACTTTAAGAATAATCTTAATAAAGCAATCCTTTTTAAGAGACCTGAGAAAAAAATTTTCTACTTTAAAAAATGCTTTAAAGAGGTTTTTGATCTCGCACTTCGATTCCAAATCTGGTTAGGCAGGCTTAAAGCTGTAGAGGCTTTTTCTGGTGAGGAATTGAAAATCAGAAATGAAATTTCAAGTGCTATTTCAAGTAAGTTAAACTTGTCTTTAAAAATTCTTGTAGAACAACAACGTAATCTTAATGGATTTTTAAGTGAAGATGAAACCATGGTTTTTAATTACCATAGGTTCGATGATTTATGGGGAATTAAAGATTCATTACAGGATGATGGCCAGAAAAAGGACATTAGTTCATTTAAACAAGAGAGCTTAGTAATTTCAGAACAACTGCAACTGAGCTTTCAGTCGTTTTATGAAACTTTGTTATATCTGAAGATCAAGGCGCCGGATTATCTTCAGGAATCTCTCAGGACAGATACTCATTATCCGGAGGTTTCTTTATTTCTTGCATTCTTAAAACTATTTCAGCACGCTCAAGGTGAAATTAATAATATTTCAAAAAGACATCTTGACTTTTATTATAATGTAGGCCTTCAGCAATCACCTAAGAATGCTATAAAAGATAAAGTCTACCTTTCGTTTAAAACATATGATACATCTGTTGTCGCTCATGTAAAGAAAGGTACTGTATTTATTGGTAAAGAAGATGATAATGGGAAGGAGGTTCTATATACTGCAGATTATCCTTTGCTGGTAAACAAAGCTAAAATAGAACGTCTTCGTTCAATCTTTATTGAGAAAAAATCTTTGAATGTAAGAGGTGTAGAAAAAATATTATTCAAAAATATCCTCTCTGCAGACTCTGATATAAAAACATTAACTAGAAAAGCAGAAGATAATTTCCCTCGCAAATCATTTGCTACTTTTGGTGAAAGCCAGGATGGAAAAGGAGAGCTGGAGAAAACGATGGGAAATGCAACTGTTGGTTTTGTCATTGCCTCTCCAGTATTGTTTTTGAAAGAAGGTTATAGAGAAATTTCATTAAAGCTTCAGTTCCTTCCTGAAAAGTTTCAGGGATTGATTCAGAAGCTTGAGGACATTGCTCATGTAGAAAGAAGTACGGAAAGTGAAATCTTCATTAAAAGTTTTTTAGAAGCATTTCAGTTGGATATAACGGCACCTGAAGGTTGGTTCAGAGTAAGAAAATATGTGATATCAAGGGAGGTAGATTCTTCTTCCTTAGTAATAAGGTTTGATTTGGATGAGTCTGATCCTGCTATTGTAAAATATAATTCAGGGGTTCACAAAGGAATATATTCTTCTAAAGCTCCGCTGATTAAGATAGGCTTAAATAGCGACACTTATATTTATCCTTATTCACTTCTTAAAGACCTGATACTTGAAGAGGTGGATATCAAAGTAAATGTAACGGGTGTAAAAGATCTTGTTCTATATAACAATATGGGACAGCTAAGCCCTGACAGTCCTTTTTATCCATTTGGACCAATGCCGAATGTTGGTTCTTACCTTGTTGTTGGGAATAATGAGATTTTCAGGAAGAGCCTAGATTCTTTAAATATCAATATTGAATGGTTTGATCTTCCCAGAAATAAAAGCGGATTTTTCGGGCACTATGAAGATTATGGGATAAATATTGATAATACTTCTTTTGAAGCTAAAATTTCAATACTTGAAAACGGAAGGTGGAGACCATCAGTAAAGGAACAACAGTCATTTAAACTATTCAGGTCAGAAGGCGATCCTAGAGGGGAAATTATTAATGCAAAATCAGAACTGGATGAACAAACATTGATTCATTCTGTAGAAATAAACAGAATCAAACAATCTCCTGATTTTGCTGGGATAGAATTGAATTCTCTTTACACCAGCACTTCTCAGAGGGGATTTTTGAAAATCGAACTGTCATCTCCGGAAGCTGCTTTTGCTCATACAATTTATCCTGCTGTGCTTTCTGAAACAGCAATTAAAAATTCAAGATCTAGTCTTGTACAGCTGGTTGAGAAGAAAATGGATAAGATGCCTAATCCTCCATATTCTCCTCAGATTAAATCTTTATCACTAGACTATAGCTCTGCTTCTGTTATATCACTAAAAGACAGATCTAACAGATCGGATGGAAATGAATTAAGAGGTGCGATTTACCATATTCATCCTTTTGGCGAAGAATTGGTATATCCTGATAATTCGTCTCAGGTTACTTACCTATTGCCAGAGTACAATCATGATGGTTCTTTGTTGATCGGATTTTCAAATATCAATCCTCCTCAATCAGTATCCATGCTGTTTGAGATGTTTGATGAATTTACAATTTCTTCGGAAGAAGATCCTCCGGTAATAGAATGGAGCTATCTTGCAAATAACAAGTGGCATTTGTTGAAGCCTTCTAAAATACTGAGAGATGATACAAGTAGCTTTATCAAAACCGGTATTATTCAGATTGATTTACCTTATGAAATAAACAGGAATAACACTATTCTGGATTCCAATTTATTTTGGGTAAGGGCAAGTGCTCTTAATAATATTGAAGTAGCATCAAAAACCATAAGTGTATATACACAGGCTATATCTGCTACACTTTCCGATTCTTATAACCTTGATGGCAACCACCTTAAAAAGCCATTACCGGCTTTCACAGTAAAAAGATCTGTTGAAAATATTGAAGGCGTGGAGTCTATCATTCAGCCATTAGAGTCTTATAATGGTCTGCCTAAAGAAGGTAATAAAGAGTTTTATACAAGAGTAGGAGAACGCTTGAGACATAAATCCAGAGCAATCATGGCTTGGGATTATGAGAGAATTATCCTAGAGAAATTCCCATCTGTATATAAAGTGGCGTGTTTGCCAAATATGACAAGCAGTAATCTTGATGCACCAGGAAGTGTATTGTTAGTAATTTCTCCATTTAAAAACAATAATAATCTGGATGGTAACGAGCCAATGGCAAGTAGTGAGTTGTTATACCAGATTAAAAATTACATAACGCAATTCGTTAGTCCGTTTGTTAAATTAGAAATCAGAAACCCTAATTATGAAAGGATAAAAATTATTTGCGGAGTTAAATTTACTGATGGGTACAATTATGGATTTTTCCTTCAGAAGCTGAATGAGGAGTTGAAGAAATACCTTAGTAAAAGCAATGAGGAGGGATATTCAAGATTACATTTAGGGGGAAAAATAAACACCTCTGATATCCTAAGCTTTATGAGAACATTGCCTTATGTAGACTTTATTACGAAGTTTTCAATGGTTCAGGCAGCCCGTGATTTCGCAGGTAATTGGATACTGATTGACACTGCAAGGGATGGAGAGGCCAAGTCATTTTTACAAGCTACAAAACCATGGTCAGTGCTTGTACCCGCATTGGAGCATCAGATCACTGTATTGAATGATAAATATGAAGAAAGATCTCTTCAGGCTGGTATTGATTCTCTTGAGCTGGGTCATGATTTCATTATAGAATAA